The following proteins are encoded in a genomic region of Mycolicibacterium confluentis:
- a CDS encoding NAD(P)H-dependent amine dehydrogenase family protein → MRRIAVWGTGNMGSTAIRSVVGFPGLELAALITSSQDKAGRDAATFTRLESSTGVAATIDVDDALQLCDAVAYMASGDIRAEEAVADIERCLRAGKHVVTPALYSLYDPASAPAEWVERLTDAAIAGNATLLVSGVDPGWANDALAVAAAGLCTRIRTIRCQEIFDYSTYDQPYAVRVLCGFGGPMGPQDPVPMMLLPSIPTMIWGGNVRMIGRGLGLEIDDITEKVERLPLGGTVDNVLGRFEEGTQGAFRVQVIGWAQGVERVVIDHITRIDPACAPEWPQPDQGVGDHRVVIDGDPQLSIVVRADVPGGTRADGGNTTAANRLLGAIDWLATQKPGIYDGLDVPLHPPLPPEVEATRWVQ, encoded by the coding sequence ATGCGTCGAATCGCGGTGTGGGGCACGGGCAACATGGGGTCGACGGCAATCCGGTCGGTGGTCGGATTCCCCGGGCTGGAACTCGCCGCGCTGATCACATCGTCGCAGGATAAAGCCGGTCGCGACGCCGCGACGTTCACGCGGCTCGAGTCCTCCACGGGCGTGGCCGCCACCATCGATGTCGACGATGCGTTGCAGTTGTGTGATGCCGTGGCCTACATGGCCTCCGGTGACATCCGCGCGGAGGAGGCCGTCGCGGACATCGAACGCTGCCTGCGCGCTGGCAAACACGTCGTGACCCCGGCGCTGTACTCGCTGTACGACCCCGCCTCGGCGCCGGCCGAGTGGGTCGAGCGGCTCACCGACGCCGCGATCGCCGGGAACGCCACGCTGCTGGTCAGCGGAGTGGACCCCGGATGGGCCAACGACGCGCTCGCTGTGGCCGCGGCAGGCCTGTGCACCCGCATCCGCACCATCCGCTGTCAGGAGATCTTCGACTACTCCACCTATGACCAGCCCTACGCTGTGCGGGTGCTCTGTGGGTTCGGGGGGCCGATGGGACCGCAGGATCCGGTGCCGATGATGCTCCTCCCGTCGATCCCCACCATGATCTGGGGCGGCAACGTTCGGATGATCGGCCGCGGTCTGGGCCTGGAGATCGACGACATCACCGAGAAGGTCGAGCGGCTTCCGCTCGGCGGGACCGTCGACAACGTGCTGGGGCGCTTCGAAGAGGGCACCCAGGGTGCGTTTCGGGTCCAGGTGATCGGTTGGGCCCAGGGCGTCGAACGGGTGGTCATCGACCACATCACCCGCATCGACCCCGCCTGCGCGCCGGAGTGGCCGCAACCGGATCAGGGCGTCGGCGACCATCGGGTGGTCATCGACGGCGACCCGCAGTTGAGCATCGTGGTTCGCGCCGACGTGCCGGGTGGCACCCGCGCCGACGGAGGCAACACCACGGCCGCCAATCGGCTGTTGGGGGCCATCGACTGGCTGGCCACCCAGAAGCCGGGCATCTACGACGGGCTCGACGTGCCGCTGCACCCGCCGCTGCCGCCGGAGGTCGAGGCGACGCGCTGGGTGCAGTGA